TCTCCTCGCGGGAGAGTTTCCCGACCACCAGGGCGGATCCGAGCAGGGCGTCCTCGCGGGAGAGCAGTTCACGGGCGCGGTTGAGGTTCACCAGGGCCCGGGCCTGCTTGTCCAGCTCCACGCTGTCGACACCGTCGACGGACGCAAGCAGGGTGTAACAGGGGTCGACGAGACGGTTGTAGAGGTCGAGGGCCTGAGACCGGTTGACCGTGCCGTCCTCGACACTGCGGCGCAGGGAATTCATGCCGTCGAAGGCGTCCAGTACGGCGGTGAGGTTTTCGTCGTCGTCAGCGTCCAGCCCGTCGCGGACATCGGGGTTCTTGGCGTTCTCGCGGAGCTTGACGACGGCTTCGTCGGTGGCGGTCCGCGTGTTGCGGAGCGCGGACAGGGCGTCCGAGGCCCGCGGATCGGCGAGGTAGACGAGGGTCTGGCGGCGCTCCTGCTGCAGGACGCGGACGGTGTCCTCAGTGGGGTAGCCGATCTTCTCGACGACGGACGACACGTGGAAGAGCTGAGCCACTTCCCGGCCCGTGAGCACGGTGGCGAAGCCCCAGATCGCGGCCAGGGACACCAGCGGCACGAGAAGCAGCGCCACGATCTTCCGGCGGATCGACTTCCCGCGAAAGCGCATGGCCTCCCCCAGCTCGACCCCCATCCGACAGGGGGTACACATGTGCGTCAACAAACGGCGCGAGCCTACTACCGACGGACAGATAACTCGAAGACCGGTCCGGAAGCTGAACTTCCGCACCGGCGGCGAGACATGGCGAGTTGTCCGCTCATTGGGGGAGATTGCCTGCCGCCGTCGCGCGGTGGCCGTCACAGCGGATGTGGCCGGTCCGCTTGGTCAGTTGGCTGAAATTTTGCGCTCGTTGGGAATCTTGGGGAGGCGCCGTTCGTCTTTCTCTTTGGGAATTGGGGGCGGAATCGGCCACAGGAGCCGCGTCCCGCAACCGGGCGGCGTAAAACAGCGCAAGCCGGGCAGCCACTGGGAAGCCGAGTCTTCGGACGCGGAGCGAGCGGTCTGCTGGCGGTGGAGGGTGACACGGTGATGGGCACGGCGGAGCGGCACAAGGCGCTGTCGGACAGCGGGACGGCGCACGTGACGGCGCAGCGGGATCCCGAAGCGCCGGATCGCGACATTCCGGCAGACGGGGGCGGTACAGCGGCTTACGAGAAGCCGGCCGAGGAGGACGCGAGCCGCACGGCTGCGGAGATGAGATCGGCCGAGGCCGGCAAGAAGCGCGCCGCGCAGGAGCAGCCGTACCACTACCGGCCGTTGTGGGTCGAGGAGCCCGCGCGGCGGCGCCGGTTGCCCGACCCGGTGCGGACCTCCGCGGTGCGGGCGGTGCTGATCATCGCCGTGACGCTGGTCCAGGCGATGGTGGCCTTCCTGTGCACCATGGCCGGTTCCTGGCTGGCGTTCCCGATGGTGCTGAGCAGCGTGGCCAGCACTGTGGTGGCCACCTGGGGCGCGCTCGATGTCTGGGTGACACGCCAGGTGTGGAACCAGCGCAACGGCGTGGTGTCGACACCCAGCAGCACCGCACGCGCCCTGCGACGCGAACGGCGCAGGGCGCGACGGCAGGCGCGGGCCGCCGAGCGGACGCAGGAGCGGATACGTCGGCGGGGCGGCGCCGGACAGTTGTCGCACTCGTGAAGAGCTGCCGAATCGGTGGCCTTCACAGCGCGGCCGGCTGCACCCGGCTCTCCCCGCGCGCGAGTTCGCGTCGTGCCCGCATGAAAGGGCGCGGGCGGTCCACGGAGAGCACCGCGGTCGTACGGCCGTCCCGCTCGTACAGGGCGAGGAAGCCCCCCTCCGCCGGCGCATCCTCGGTGAGCTCGCCCTCGGCGATGCGGACACTGTCCCCGTCCTGTCGGCGGCCGGCGAACTGAATGCGTGCGCCGTACTGGTCGGACCAGAAGTAGGGCAGCGACCGCGCGGTCCGAACGGTGTGTCCGGCGAGCAGGTTGGCCACGGCGATGCGGGGCTGCTCCGTCGCGGAGGTCCAGTGTTCGGTACGGCTTCCGCCGACGCGAGCGACGTCGCCGACGGCGACCACCTGCGGCAGTGCCGTCACGCAGCCGTCGTCGCACAGCACGCCGTCGTGCAGCGCGAGCGTCGAGCCCGCCAGCCAGGTGGTGTTGGGGACGGCACCGATGCCGACGATCACGATGTCGGCGGGAAGCGTACGGCCGTCGGAGAGCTCGACGCCGGTGACGCCGACCGTGCCACGCAGCCCGGCCACCCCGGTGCCTGTGACCAGGTCCACACCGCCGCGGCGGTGCAGAGTGGCGCACACGGCGGCCATCTCAGCACCGAGTTGCGGCACGAGCGGGAGCGACGCGGCCTCGACGACGGTGACGGCGTGGCCGAGGGCGGCGCAGGAAGAGGCGGTTTCGGCGCCGATGAAGCCGCCGCCGATGACGACGACCTGACGGGGGCCGCGGGTGAGTTCCTCGCGCAGGGCGCGGGCGTCGTCGAGGGTGCGCAGGGTGTGGACTCCGGCGAGGCTGTCGCCCGGGAGACGGCGGGCCGAGGCACCGGTGGCGATCACGACGCCGTCGGTGGACACGGTCCGACCGTCGTCGAGCAGGACGGTGCGGCCGCGGGCGTCGAGGCCGCGGGCTCGTGTGCCGAGCAGCCACTCCGCGTCGAGTTCCGTGGTCTCCTCGGCGTCGGTGAGGGCGAGGTGGTCCTCGTCCACGCGGCCGGTGAGGAAGTCTTTGGAGAGGGGAGGTCGGTCGTAGGGGTGGTGGGGTTCGTCGCCGACGATCACCAGGCGCCCGTCGAAGCCCTGGGCGCGCAGCTCCCTGGCCGCGTACAAGCCGGAGAGGGAGGCGCCGACGACGGTCA
The nucleotide sequence above comes from Streptomyces sp. NL15-2K. Encoded proteins:
- a CDS encoding FAD-dependent oxidoreductase translates to MRTVTVVGASLSGLYAARELRAQGFDGRLVIVGDEPHHPYDRPPLSKDFLTGRVDEDHLALTDAEETTELDAEWLLGTRARGLDARGRTVLLDDGRTVSTDGVVIATGASARRLPGDSLAGVHTLRTLDDARALREELTRGPRQVVVIGGGFIGAETASSCAALGHAVTVVEAASLPLVPQLGAEMAAVCATLHRRGGVDLVTGTGVAGLRGTVGVTGVELSDGRTLPADIVIVGIGAVPNTTWLAGSTLALHDGVLCDDGCVTALPQVVAVGDVARVGGSRTEHWTSATEQPRIAVANLLAGHTVRTARSLPYFWSDQYGARIQFAGRRQDGDSVRIAEGELTEDAPAEGGFLALYERDGRTTAVLSVDRPRPFMRARRELARGESRVQPAAL